In Miscanthus floridulus cultivar M001 chromosome 5, ASM1932011v1, whole genome shotgun sequence, one genomic interval encodes:
- the LOC136453892 gene encoding uncharacterized protein, producing MQDLFSVPSCFSAGEKLPDVPASAAATRSGQSAATLVYRAGIAGEDRLVTVTWCRNLLTHGLSVSIEGSAGGGKDKSGSSGSSSRDREWGDADGGGGASSKQGCSTACKVEMQPWHFWRKYGAKQFHVDGRAVDVVWDLRSARYSDEPEPMSDYYVAVVSDDEVVLLLGNLKKEAFRRTGSRPSLRDAVLVCKKEHVFSKKRFLTKARFHDRGKLHDISIECSSSNLSGAGVGVDVDMVIKIDGSVNVLVRHLQWKFRGNECISINHLKVQVYWDAHDWLFGTGMRNALFIFKPEPPSTTAVDLHTDEYSDFCLFLYAWKLE from the coding sequence ATGCAGGACTTGTTCTCGGTCCCTTCGTGTTTCTCGGCGGGCGAGAAGCTGCCGGACGTCCCGGCGTCCGCGGCGGCCACCAGGTCCGGGCAGAGCGCGGCGACGCTGGTTTACCGCGCGGGGATCGCCGGAGAGGACCGCCTGGTGACGGTCACGTGGTGCAGGAACCTGCTCACCCACGGCCTGTCCGTGTCGATCGAAGGGTCGGCGGGCGGCGGCAAGGACAAGAGCGggagcagcggcagcagcagcagggacAGGGAGTGGGGCGACGCCGACGGTGGCGGCGGTGCGTCCTCCAAGCAGGGCTGCAGCACCGCCTGCAAGGTGGAGATGCAGCCGTGGCACTTCTGGCGCAAGTACGGCGCCAAGCAGTTCCACGTCGACGGCAGGGCCGTCGACGTCGTCTGGGACCTCCGGAGCGCGAGGTACTCCGACGAGCCCGAGCCGATGTCCGACTACTACGTCGCCGTGGTGTCGGACGACGAGGTCGTGCTCCTCCTCGgcaacctcaagaaggaggcgtTCCGGCGCACCGGGTCGCGGCCGTCGCTGCGGGACGCCGTCCTGGTGTGCAAGAAGGAGCACGTCTTCAGCAAGAAGCGGTTCCTCACCAAGGCCAGGTTCCACGACAGGGGCAAGCTGCACGACATCAGCATCGAGTGCAGCAGCAGCAACCTCAGCGGCGCCGGCGTCGGCGTCGACGTCGACATGGTCATCAAGATCGACGGCTCCGTCAACGTCCTCGTCAGGCACCTGCAGTGGAAGTTCAGAGGCAACGAGTGCATCTccatcaaccacctcaaggtgcaGGTGTACTGGGACGCGCACGACTGGCTCTTTGGCACGGGGATGAGGAACGCACTGTTCATCTTCAAGCCCGAGCCGCCGTCCACCACCGCTGTGGACCTCCACACTGATGAGTACTCTGATTTCTGCCTGTTTCTGTACGCATGGAAACTTGAGTGA
- the LOC136453890 gene encoding uncharacterized protein: MSWAGPYQRTDSRGATRSTPPVRRRSFLFPTGRHAEHTGGSASSSPFAAAGAMRRLLAHLHPHAQSLLAPLPRKPAIATKLPILLPRRLLSDAASPPVPSPLPPPPHAADVSNIELKKRLETYYGVDEEAELPSVAEAVLERNLTGAHSETDDDLIEELHSSKPLPEVRDRDFESDFEEMHDTDEELNDLYNARQYVEKKIKNNELFNMDDSKWDAWMNEATDKGCFTNMKVCEGILEDMLYWDKLLPDEIKQKVEAKFNELGDMCERGEMEPEQAYELFKEFEDRMVAECTELIEAETPTDADELTESGSKKVELDDLPGEGPVLRWESRIVFAPSGDAYHPKNRKVKLSVTVKELGLSRHAFRRLREVVGKRYNSGKDELTIISERFEHREENRKDCLRTLYTLIKDAIKADKLVEDARNAYVKGRLKANPQFMERLKRKTEKLMAAA, translated from the exons ATGTCATGGGCCGGCCCATACCAGCGTACCGACTCCCGTGGTGCGACTCGTTCGACTCCGCCTGTCCGCCGTCGCTCGTTCCTCTTCCCGACCGGCCGCCACGCAGAACACACCGGCGGATCTGCGTCGTCGTCTCCCTTCGCGGCCGCCGGCGCGATGAGGCGGCTGCTCGCCCACCTACACCCCCATGCCCAGAGCCTCCTCGCTCCCCTGCCTCGCAAACCCGCCATCGCCACCAAGCTCCCCATCCTACTTCCCCGCCGCCTCCTTTCCGATGCCGCCTCGCCTCCTGTCCCCTCGCCGCTGCCTCCTCCCCCGCACGCTGCCGACGTCTCGAACATAG agttgaagaagaggttggaGACTTACTATGGGGTGGATGAAGAGGCAGAGTTACCATCCGTCGCTGAGGCTGTCCTTGAGCGGAATCTCACGGGTGCCCATAGTGAGACTGATGATGACCTTATTGAGGAGCTGCATAGTAGTAAGCCACTCCCTGAAGTCCGTGACCGAGACTTTGAGTCTGATTTTGAGGAGATGCACGATACTGACGAGGAGCTGAATGACCTCTACAATGCGAGGCAATATGTTGAGAAGAAGATCAAGAACAATGAGTTGTTTAACATGGATGACTCCAAGTGGGATGCCTGGATGAATGAGGCCACAGACAAGGGCTGCTTTACTAACATGAAGGTGTGCGAGGGAATCTTGGAGGACATGCTCTACTGGGACAAGTTACTGCCTG ATGAGATCAAGCAAAAGGTGGAGGCCAAATTTAATGAGTTGGGAGACATGTGTGAGAGGGGAGAGATGGAACCTGAGCAGGCATATGAGTTGTTCAAAGAATTTGAGGACAGGATGGTTGCCGAGTGCACTGAACTAATTGAAGCAGAGACGCCAACTGATGCTGATGAACTGACTGAATCAGGAAGTAAGAAAGTTGAGTTAGATGATCTACCTGGCGAGGGACCTGTTCTAAGGTGGGAATCACGGATTGTGTTTGCTCCTAGTGGCGATGCATATCATCCCAAAAACAGAAAAGTAAAACTCAGTGTAACTGTGAAGGAACTGGGACTTTCACGACATGCTTTCCGTCGGTTGCGTGAGGTTGTTGGAAAGAGGTATAATTCTGGGAAAGATGAGCTCACAATAATCAGTGAAAG GTTTGAACATCgggaagagaacagaaaagactGCTTGAGGACACTGTATACTCTAATAAAAGATGCAATAAAAGCTGACAAACTTGTTGAggatgccagaaatgcttatgTTAAAGGAAGACTTAAGGCTAATCCTCAATTTATGGAACGATTGAAGAGGAAGACAGAGAAATTGATGGCAGCTGCATAA
- the LOC136453891 gene encoding uncharacterized protein has product MEVDGASDLTDFMNDWFFGTVGARHSGYDLTGESSRRPASPAGNKKQGKSSGGGGGSSASKQTQDWLEEARRMVGAGSPGRKGVGSPSRQLPRFAGGSGTEPSPTLDRRDPMSRSARRHWQPGGIGDEILQRASISSSPPRSDPFASSAPPSPSPSIPPNPRRKSRFRDAPTPDSPLGRATSTSTSSISAGQSRHRRHASASSAPAFAADGSGDGVARLNSFLRRQRAVVADLAAGDRPASRPTKLVLSDASKSVSSIVAAICYAWMLPSKGDGHAAVPVVNMRRSRMARCRQAVWLLYHVGVDASALLFADEVDMDGLIMDQRISLLVVGQDVLKSKAEVGSLCTTLTHTYCEDAYSLLQNLDIKKLLLAGILLDTSNLSKKCSNRDSDAVQLLLFGTFEHMRHELFQQLMLDHNDHSFVEYLKNTYRYSTTDGNEDSPPEQKNSISASGSSQDAKKSNSTNQRTARGSGGKASDEASRGKNKFFLAKWFGFGSK; this is encoded by the exons ATGGAGGTGGACGGGGCGTCGGACCTGACCGACTTCATGAACGACTGGTTCTTCGGCACGGTCGGCGCGCGGCACAGCGGCTACGACCTGACTGGCGAGAGCAGCAGGAGGCCAGCATCGCCAGCGGGCAACAAGAAGCAGGGgaagagcagcggcggcggcggcggtagcagCGCGAGCAAGCAAACGCAGGATTGGctggaggaggcgaggaggatGGTCGGGGCCGGATCGCCGGGGCGGAAGGGCGTCGGGTCGCCGTCCAGGCAGCTGCCCAGGTTCGCCGGCGGATCTGGGACGGAGCCCTCGCCGACGCTCGACCGCCGGGACCCGATGTCGCGGTCCGCCAGAAG GCACTGGCAACCGGGCGGTATCGGCGACGAGATCCTGCAGCGCGCGTCCATCAGCTCGTCCCCTCCGCGCTCCGATCCCTTCGCCTCCTCCGCGCCCCCCTCCCCGTCCCCCTCCATACCCCCAAACCCTCGCCGCAAGTCCCGCTTCCGCGACGCACCTACCCCCGATTCCCCCCTCGGTCGCGCCACGTCCACCTCCACCTCGTCCATCTCCGCCGGGCAGTctcgccaccgccgccacgcCTCCGCGTCCTCCGCCCCCGCTTTTGCTGCCGATGGATCCGGCGACGGTGTCGCCCGCCTCAACTCCTTCCTCCGCCGCCAGCGCGCCGTGGTCGCCGACCTAGCGGCAGGGGACCGTCCCGCGTCGAGGCCCACCAAGCTCGTGCTCTCCGACGCCTCCAAAA GTGTGAGCTCTATTGTGGCGGCGATATGCTACGCTTGGATGCTGCCAAGCAAGGGGGATGGCCACGCAGCAGTGCCGGTGGTGAACATGCGCCGGAGCAGGATGGCTAGGTGCAGACAGGCGGTTTGGCTCCTGTATCACGTTGGGGTCGACGCCTCGGCGCTGCTCTTCGCCGACGAG GTTGACATGGATGGACTAATAATGGACCAGCGAATTAGCTTGCTTGTGGTGGGGCAAGATGTTTTGAAATCAAAAGCTGAG GTGGGCTCACTTTGCACAACCCTGACCCATACCTATTGTGAGGATGCTTATAGCCTGCTTCAGAACTTGGACATAAAGAAACTTCTG CTCGCAGGTATCCTGTTAGATACGAGCAACCTTTCCAAGAAGTGCTCAAATAGAGATTCAGATGCAGTGCAGTTGCTTTTGTTTGGTACCTTTGAGCATATGAGGCATGAATTGTTTCAGCAAT TGATGCTTGATCACAATGATCACTCCTTTGTCGAGTACCTGAAGAACACCTATAGATATTCAACCACAGATG GCAATGAGGACAGTCCTCCAGAGCAAAAAAATTCAATCTCAGCATCAGGGTCATCGCAAGATGCTAAAAAATCAAATTCAA CTAACCAAAGGACAGCACGTGGAAGTGGTGGAAAGGCTTCAGATGAAGCATCTCGTGGGAAAAATAAGTTCTTCTTGGCGAAATGGTTTGGTTTTGGTTCAAAATAG